One Chloroflexota bacterium genomic window, CACGGGCCAGTTCTGGCTCGTGGCGCTCGTGCTGTCAGTGCGGCGCGACGAACGACGTCGGCGCCCGGCCCATCCCCGTACGACCCGTCGTAGGAATCATTCAGGAGGCCTCGAGTGGCGGAGCGAAGGCGTGGCCCGGCCCGGGCCCGGCGGCGTGAGCGCAAGAATGTGCCGGCCGGCCGCGCATACATCCAGTCCAGTTTCAACAATACGCTGGTGACGATCACCGACCCGCAGGGCAACGCGCTGTGCTGGTCCAGCTCCGGCGCGGCCGGCTTCAAGGGCTCGCGCAAGAGCACGCCGTACGCGGCCGGCCTGGCGGCCGATTCTGCCGCGCGCAAGGCGATGGAGCACGGCATGCGCCAGGTGGACGTCTTCGTCCGTGGCCCCGGCTCGGGGCGCGAGGCGGCCATCCGCTCGTTGCAGGCGGCCGGTCTCTCGATCAGCTCGATCGTGGATCACACCCCGATCCCGCACAACGGCTGCCGCCCGCCGAAGAAGCGGCGCGTCTAGGCTTTCCCGGTTGCTGGTCGGGCTGGCCGGCGACCATCAAGATCAGGGCTGAATCTCGCAGCACGTCAGCCCAACACCTGTGTGTGTCCAGCGGCACGTGCGAGCGTGGCCCACACTGGAGCAACGGCTCCCTACAGACCTCAGTCCTGATCTACGAGCAGCTGGTCGTCGATCGCTATTCGCGCTAACGGACCACTCGGCCTGGCAGCACGGCGCGCGGAACCGTCCCGCGCCCGCGCCGCGCCGCCGCCCGTCCGGGAGGAGGCCCACACCTTGTCAGAAACTATCGTCGCGAAAGTCGACGCCCTTCACACGTCCGAGGACTTTGGCCGCTTCCAGGTTGAGCCGCTGGAGCGTGGCTACGGCCTGACGCTCGGCAACGCGCTTCGCCGCGTCCTGCTCTCCTCGCTCGCTGGCGCTGCCGTCACCCAGGTGAAGGTGGACGGCATCTACCATGAGTTCGCGACCCTCCCCGGCGTCAAGGAGGACACGACGGAGCTGATCCTCAACCTGAAGCAGCTCCGCTTGAAGTCGTACACGGATCAGCCGACGCAGTTGCGCCTGATCGCCTCCGGCCCGGGCATCGTCACTGCCAGCGACCTGATCTATCCGAGCGAGATCGAGATCGTCAACCCCGAGCTGTATCTCGCGAGCCTGGACAGCGCCGATGCTCGCCTGGAGATGGAGCTGACCGTCGAGAAGGGCAAGGGCTTCCGCTCCTCTGACGGCCGCGAGCCGCCGTCCCTCGGCGTGATCCCCGTCGACGCGATCTTCTCGCCGATCCGGCGGGTCAACTACCGCGTCGAGAACACCCGGGTGGGCGAGCGGACGGATCTCGACAGCCTGATCATCGAGATCCAGACGGACGGCACGATCTCCCCGATGGATGCGCTGGTGCAGGCGGCGACGCTGCTGATCGATCAGTTCAGCGTCTTCACGGACCTGCAGGCGCCCCAGCGGCGGGCTGACCGGGGCACGCTGGCGACGGGCTCGATCCCCAGCCACATCCTCGATATGCCCATCGAGCAGCTGGATCTCTCGCAGCGGACCTACAACTGCCTCAAGCGGTCCCAGATCACCAAGGTGGGGCAGGTCATGCAGATGAGCGAGGACGAGCTGCTCTCGCTCAGGAACTTCGGGCAGAAGTCGCTGGAAGAGCTGCGCGAGCGGCTGCGACAGCACGGCCTGCTCACCGAGGATGCCGAGAGTGAAGGCGCGACCGCCACGGTTGTCGGCGACCGCGATGGAACTGATGACCTCGTGTTCGACATGTCGGACGACGAGGACGACGAGTAGAGCGGAGGAGTCGTGCGTCACAACATGGGCGGCCGGAAGCTGAACCGGCCGACGGATCATCGCCTCGCGCTGATCCGCAACCAGATCACCGATCTTCTTCGCTACGAGAAGGTCCGGACCACCGAGGCCAAGGCGCGCGAGCTGCGCCGCGAGGCCGAGAAGGTCATCACCCTCGCCAAGACCAACGACGTGCACCATCGGCGGCTGGCGCTGACGAAGGTGTACGACCCGCGCGTCGTCACCAAGCTGTTCGACGAGCTTGGCCCGCGCTTCGCAGACCGGCCCGGCGGCTACACCCGGCTCATCAAGCTGATGCCCCGCAAGGGTGACGGCGCGGCGATGGCCCAGGTGGAGCTCGTTCTCTAGCCTGGCGCTGGTGGACGCCGACGGCGCGGCGACGCGCACGCTGCGGCTCGACCTGGCCTACGAGGGTACACACTATCACGGGTTCGGACGACAGCCGAACCGACGGACCGTGCAGGAGGTGCTAGAAGAGGCGCTCGCCCGATCGCTGGGGGAGCAGGTGCGGGTGACACCGGCCGGCAGGACCGACGCCGGTGTCCACGCGGATGGCCAGGTCGTCAGCTTCACGACGCGGGGTCGCCTCGCGCCGCCAGAGCTGCTCCGAGCCGTCAACGCGTACCTTCCCCACGACGTGCTCGTGCATGGCGCGGCCACGATGCCGCCCACGTTCGACGCACGCAGGTCGGCCCTTCGCCGCCACTACCGCTACCTCATCTGGCGTCGGCGACTGCCCCACCTCTGGTGGCGGCGGTGGGCCTGGCACCAGACGGACCGTCTCGATCTCGCGGCCATGCAGGCCGCCGCGGATCGGCTGGTTGGCACGAGCGACTTCGGCAGCTTTGCGGGACACCGCTCCCAGGATCCAGCCGGGCGCACGACGACCAGGACGGTGGAGCGGGCACAGTGGTGGCAGGACGGCAGCCTGATCGGGTTCGAGATCACGGCGAACGCCTTCCTGCGGCACATGGTTCGGGGGATGGTCGGGACGCTGGTCGAGGTGGGCCGAGGCCGCCTCGACCCTGCACAATTCAGCGCGATTGTG contains:
- the rpsK gene encoding 30S ribosomal protein S11 codes for the protein MAERRRGPARARRRERKNVPAGRAYIQSSFNNTLVTITDPQGNALCWSSSGAAGFKGSRKSTPYAAGLAADSAARKAMEHGMRQVDVFVRGPGSGREAAIRSLQAAGLSISSIVDHTPIPHNGCRPPKKRRV
- the truA gene encoding tRNA pseudouridine(38-40) synthase TruA encodes the protein MDADGAATRTLRLDLAYEGTHYHGFGRQPNRRTVQEVLEEALARSLGEQVRVTPAGRTDAGVHADGQVVSFTTRGRLAPPELLRAVNAYLPHDVLVHGAATMPPTFDARRSALRRHYRYLIWRRRLPHLWWRRWAWHQTDRLDLAAMQAAADRLVGTSDFGSFAGHRSQDPAGRTTTRTVERAQWWQDGSLIGFEITANAFLRHMVRGMVGTLVEVGRGRLDPAQFSAIVQAGDRRQAGPNAPPHGLTLVRVDYPAQFEAAVDESAAQEPYSGFPGRAWCPGSPGNHIGPILHPC
- the rplQ gene encoding 50S ribosomal protein L17: MGGRKLNRPTDHRLALIRNQITDLLRYEKVRTTEAKARELRREAEKVITLAKTNDVHHRRLALTKVYDPRVVTKLFDELGPRFADRPGGYTRLIKLMPRKGDGAAMAQVELVL
- a CDS encoding DNA-directed RNA polymerase subunit alpha; translated protein: MSETIVAKVDALHTSEDFGRFQVEPLERGYGLTLGNALRRVLLSSLAGAAVTQVKVDGIYHEFATLPGVKEDTTELILNLKQLRLKSYTDQPTQLRLIASGPGIVTASDLIYPSEIEIVNPELYLASLDSADARLEMELTVEKGKGFRSSDGREPPSLGVIPVDAIFSPIRRVNYRVENTRVGERTDLDSLIIEIQTDGTISPMDALVQAATLLIDQFSVFTDLQAPQRRADRGTLATGSIPSHILDMPIEQLDLSQRTYNCLKRSQITKVGQVMQMSEDELLSLRNFGQKSLEELRERLRQHGLLTEDAESEGATATVVGDRDGTDDLVFDMSDDEDDE